CCCGAGCTTCTCCTTCCAGAGTTACGGGTGTGGATACGTCTAGCTCCCAAAAGCCTCCGTCCATTGCCCATCTTATCTTCTTCATTGTCGTCTTCAACTTCTCTGTAATCCTTTGTGGTCAATAAAGAAACTAGAACTCTAGAGCAGCATACACAGGCCAGGTGACCACTGCTGGGAGCGTTTTGGCTTCGACtgcttgaaaatttaatttagccAGTGACGGAAATGGAGAGAAACGATGACTTTTTATTCAGCTGGAAGATGGCGACGGCTACGAGGAGGTTGGAGCGCCCATAGACATTTTGCCATAAAGATAATCCACTCGTTTCCACCCATAGTATTAACGTTTTtttgtctatttattttataaaaaaattaaaatgccgtATTATTAGTGACTTATATaaggtattttaatattttttaaatattaatgtttAATTGGATTGAAAGGTGTAATTTATAATgtactttttttatttaaaaaaggaAACGTTTAAATCATGATTCTTGTTATACCTCAAGGATTGAATTATAAATTACCCTGTTATTAGTCCATTTacttttaaaagaataatacCACAACCAAATCATTTTACTTTcacactttttcttttttaaaattgttaaaagaAACAACCTCACGCTAGTTCAATGGCCCTACTTTCGCATTGCATTTTAAGAGAGAGGAGAGGACACTGTGAAAGAAAAAGCAGATGTATACATCATTAACTCACATCCATTTCTTCCATTCTGAGCAAAATAATTGATGATATCATTACACAATAATAATTTTCCGTAATCCACTAGAAGTGATGCCTTCATAGGAACAGaaaaacatatcatacacaatAGTAACAAAGGGGCAAGAACCTTATCCCCAAATCCAAAGTGCaagtcaatttttttaaaaaagatatttCTAATCAACAACAATTGTCCGCGCCTAATGACTAATTGATGCAATTTCATGTTACTGCCCTCAGTTTTCCTGTCCTCCTCCACCTTCATGTAATACAACTCCAGGAAAAGATGGTTATGGATATCACAATCAAATCTACCTTAACAAAAGGATCAGTTGTACCTGCTTTCCTGAAACAAGGAAAATAAGAATTTGATGGACTTTGCACAAAGGTGAGAAGCAAATCTGAGAGCGAGCAGACACCGGCAAGATGTTTGAATTCCCAGTCAAAATGAGCAGGCGAAGTCTCCAAGCTGTTATTGCTGATCTTGAATTTTCAAGGAAACTAGTTCACTCTCTTGCCCTTGATTTCTGAATTTTAAACTATTAGGGAACCATCTTCTCAGCCTATCTGGCCAGACCCTAGAAAAGAAATGCAAACGTCAAACAATTAGCATAGGTGTACTTTAAGAAtcaataagaataaaataaagcttgtttattttttcttttctagatTAGAGAAAAAGAACAAACGAAGATCTTTGCCCACGGAAGATGAAACTTGCACTGTCTCCAAGTCATGTATTCATTAAAACTATCACATTTCACTTTTGACAACGTCATCAGCATTGTATTTGATTAAACAAGTTAGAATTTGGGGAGTTATATTGCAACTACCACTGTGGGAACTAAGCTGAAGGGAGTTAAATCTCTGTTTCCTCCCTCTAACAACAATCAAGAAAAGGAAGTGGACTCACATAATGCAATTTGTCTTTCTCTTTGCTAGGCTGCCTATCTCAATAAACAAGtgatattttatcaataaataacttGCAAGCAACTTTTAACATATTTTGCGCATCAATAGCTGTAGACTTAGGAGTATAACATGACAAGTTTAATGGATAGGGAGGTTACATTATGGAATACAGAATtccaatatatattattaagcaGACACTACGCAGACCTCACAACTAATAACTTAAAACTTTATTGAGATGTAATAAGAAGATTAGTTTTCCATGACTTACAGATCCAATCTTTCATATATAGCCCGACGCACAGAAGAGTTCAAACCATATGCTATTGAGTTGAAAAGACCCTGAAACATAAGAAAAATAGAGCAAATCAATGTGCACTTTATgaacttaaaatcataaagcaATCCATTATAGAGACAACACTATATCAGTCATGTTGTAAAATCTTTCCATTTCTCAGGAGTTCCTATCTTTGTATATAGAGTTATCTTAGTCCATGTCATCACTTCTGAACCAGTAGTCGCATATTAGAGGGCCGGAAGTGCAGAATTTTCAGCAGCCATGTAAACTAGAAACCTAGACTAATAATAAACTTGCCCTCTAGGATGTCCATATCCTGACTGCATAGAATCcttttattctaaaaaattttttagCAAATTATCTACTCTCCACCAGCAATATGAAAAGGTATAGCAATGTATATCCCTTGTTAGAAATCTGACCAgaagataaaataataacactatccaaattgattaattatttCCATGGGAGAAATTTCGTAGAACTAGTGTCATTTGCCAAATGCAGAaacaagtaaaaaataaaacttttactGACCCTGTTCCTTTACAATCAAGATAAATAGCATTTGGATAGTTGGATCTGTAAAATATTCGTCAAAGTGTGGTCAACCAATGTAACCATAAAGATTGTAACCACTTGCTATGATATGGCACGAAAGACGTGATAAGAAGAGAATATGTTAATGGTCATTGGAATTACCATCAGAGCAGCAGTTCCAACATCAAGAACTGAGAGCCAAAGGATATTGTGGCCTGGTGCAACAAAATCATGAATGCGGTTGATTGTGCCAAAAGCCCATGATCCTATCAGGATAAGTGGATAGTATCCCCACCGGTTCAAAGCCTATGCAAATAAAGAAATCAGTGGAATGCTGCTAAGAGGAAACTAGTTTTGCTTTACCTGTGATTTAGTCTTCATAAATGAATAAGAACATCTTTGAAATAAGGGTAAAAAATAGAGGGAGAATCACAAGGATGATGGAggtaaattgaaaaaaagaaaagaaaagaaaagaagatacAACTTTTTGATTTTCAAGAACTAAGGCTTTATCAGGGATGTTAGTAGAACAACTTCACAGgtgaaaggaaaaggaaaattcTGAAATAGGAGTTGCATTTCCCAATAAAGTAAAGAAAGATAATAAGCATGAACATCTACTGGAATAATATATGACATCCAATCTCCTGTTCATATTTTACAATTGTGAAAACTATAATCGAAGAATTAGTTGTAAGAAACATACCTTCATGTCTGGCCTTGCATCAAATTGATATGCCCGGTCTGACATGCCAACTGCCATCTGAAATTTCTGACAGTGGTGTAAGTATTGCCTCAACATGTACACAGTCAAACAGGGGAAAGAAAAGATCAGAGTTCTGTACATACACGTGTTGCATTATTTAGCATGCGTATGACCTGAAAGTATGTAAATCCATTGTAAAGTATTGCACCCCATAGCGGTGCATAAAATGTTATAAAGTGAATTGCCTGCATATGTAGATGTAGATAGATAAGCATGACTAACTCATCAgagaataaataaagaaaactgaaattttgaagaaattcatTCTTCTATCATGGGAGCTTCTAATATCCACAGGTATCAACAGGTTTTCTAGCACACAATAAATTGGTTTGAACATGGAAAAGATACAAGTATGTCTTGCAGCTTCACTTTTCTGAAGTCTGAGAGCTTTAACCACAAAATGACTTTAACAATTGAAGCTACATAATagaaccataaacataacatgaaAACCAACTAATTAAAAGCAACTAAATTGCAAGGAATCCCTGGGCACTCTTTCAAAATAAAAGTACAAACACAAGCACTGGAAAATATCATGTACTTGCCTTTCTTGTTCTCCCTATTTCTGCCCAACACCATGCACCTAAATGTCCATGATTATTACCAATGGACCGTATTACAGTCATAACCAATGAAGTTCCTGCAGGAAGTGGTCAAACTCTACATCAGCTTCCATAACTTGACGAAAATAAAAGGCTAATGATATGGAGGTCCAAACATATTTGCAATACTCAAGCCACAGCAGGATACATTTCATGCAGGCATCAAGTGCATCAAGTATAAATGGTTTCTTATTGAGACCAAAGGTTCATATGACATAGGATCTCGTTAAACTATTGTGGCATAATAAATACATACCCCAAACATACAAATGAAACAAGGCCTCCAAGTCTTCAACATCTGTTTTATGTTTAACAACAGTACGATGAAGAGTAAAAGCAATAGTCGTGGTCCACAAGAAAGATGCTACACAGAAGAAATGTGTGCTGTAGCCCTGAGCAATGCAAAAGAATCCTTTGGACGGATCCCTGCTTACAACAAAAGTTTTTTATGCACAAGGAACTGACTTTGATAATATAGAAGGGGAGAAAAAGAACAAGAAACAGGATTATTAAGCTCTATGAAAGAGGCATACCCAACTATACTAAAGAAACTGCAAAGCATGTCCTGCACCCAAGAAAACGTAACAAGTTTTTACAATTCAAAATCTGTTAAGCAAGAATGCGAGAAAGACAATAATTAGAATCATATTATCATAAACAGAACAAGTATCTGCAACACATACGAGGTAATACGGTAATGGAGGGCACTAGCTCCAATTATCAAGATGCTAGAATGGAAAACCTAACTTGGTTGGATATAGCATCACAATTTTGAAACTAGTAAATAATGCATTCAGTAAATTTGATTGAACTAGTACCCAAAACCAAACAGAGGGTCcaaaattcaattgaaaatgTATAAGATTTGCAGGTAGTTAATTCATAGAGAAGTTTACATATATTATACCCTAGATCGAAATCCACAAGATAGCAAGTGAACTAGTAGGGACTATAACAGCAAGGTGAAGATCCACTTGCTAAACAGTTGGAAAAACATTTGCCAATAAAGCAGACGTTATTTTGACAAGTAAATACTGATCATAGGATGAAATCAACCATGTTAAAAGATGAAGATGGAACACTTAGATCCAAAGTGTGGCAGCGAGAGTAAGGGAGAGAGAAAGCATACGGAGAGGGCGAGATTGAATACAAGCTTGAAGGAGAACTTGCGTAGCTCTTTGAAGAGGACATAGCATAGAACTATGAAGCTGGATCCTACAAATGAAAGACTAGACGCTCCTGCGTTCACAGACGTAAGAATCTGCCGATCGTGAGCCGTGAGGTTACCGGCGACAAGCACCGTCGCCATTCTCGATCTGTAAGTTTCTGATAAATACTATAGTAGGCAGTTGGCCACTAAATTAGTAATTCGCGGGAAGACGGAGAAGTGAGCAACGAAAATCCACAGGAAGAAAGAAGGTAAACTCGCTGGCGCCTGGTCAGGGGTCACAATGGAAGAACCGCACCAAATCAATGAAAGATTGCACCGAATTCAACTTTAATTTctctgttaaaaaaaaaaaaaaaatcaatctgaATATTCCATGTCcatactaaattaaaattagaacgAGAATCAGCATTATCTTTTATTATAAGTATacattcatattttaaaatatatattataattaaaaattatataatttaagcaAGAATTCaaaagatatgatatgatgtgtgTTAATAATCAACTTCAAAATTTAACTGATTATTAttcatgaaaataaataataagtaaaataattttaagattcAGAACTCGAATAATCGAATCCAAATTAAGATAATCTTACAGGACGAGTTTTGGTTTTCATATGCATGATAGATCCTTGGTAAGGAGACATGATTAAGGAAGAAGCTTAAATGTACacatctttttatttattttatttcaattaactCACAGTTCAAACACATTGAAATAAACCCTCTCTTCTCTCCATATGTATATTATAAAAAGTCAAATTCactgtggacatgaaaatttaGCTTTCTCCACACAGCTAGTGTAAACGAGTTGAGACTCGGGATAATAGATTATTACTTACATTACATAATTGGAAATTTATCAAGTAATCCTATCCCCCGTTTTGAATCACTCGTGAAAGCTTGGCTTTCTTCCAAATGGTCACCGAgttagaaaagaaaatggaagtTTTTCATTCTCATCACAGGTTTATACAAGTATTTACCAACATCATGCGATTTTTGCACAATCATTCGCCCCAAAATGTTTATCAATTACATGATATGATTAAATATGACTGTAGCAATTGTAAGCATCACAATGGAAATTGCTCCTCCTCCGCATGACTCCCATGCTGTGACTGGTAGTGTGAATATGAATCATGAGCCAGCGTCTGCAAAACCCAACAAAATGCTCCATCATTTCCGTCATCTATCCAAATGCTGATACATATATCAGCACCAAAAGGTTATCGAGAATGACAGTCTGCCACATTACCTGTTCCTGTGAGTTGAAATACATAAATGGTGTATAGTTTAGGAAATTTGAGACCCTAGAGGTATATATATCTGCATACCTGCCATTGCCCAAAAAAcacaaatacacatttaaacTTTGGAGATTAAAGACATTAAATGCAATTAAACAAATCTGAGTATTGTATGATTTAATGTTGGATTAACGGGCAAAAACACCTACTTCTCAATTTGTCTCATCAAGTGGCTTTTGTCCCACAGACCTGCACGCGAAAGAAACCCCCACCTAATGGAATAAGACAACAGCAGGTTAACTTGATGCTCAAATGTGTCTTCAAAGAATTGAAGTTATGAAGCAAAATGATCCATTCAATTTCAGGTAATGCCTGATGCAGAACTCTGGTTAAAGATTTTACTTACAGTAATTTAGAAAATGGTTATGTTGCATTATTTTGGTTATTTTAGCGATTTAGCGTAACTGAATTTCTTACTAGGGTTAGGGCTATTTTATCATCCTCTATATTTATGATTCTCTTTCATGGTTCTTCATCAATGCTAAAGTCATCTGAGAAGATGCTGGGTAACCAACCTATACTTGTCCAAAGACGACCAAAATCCAGTAAAGAAACTGGAACTAAACCATAACATTATTTGAGACATGAATCGAGTTTACCTAGGGTAACTGCCACAATGCAAAATCTTGTTCCAAGTCTTACCTTCTGTTGAAAAGTTCTCCATCTGCTTCTAGCATGGGAGCAATCTTTTCATCCAGCCTTTGCATGACAATTAATAGCTTTTGGATGCTTTCTGTGAGTTCTTGATCATCCATGTTAGTCGCAGCAAGGGTCTGAAGGAAACAGGAGAAGCTAATGATCAAAGTGCGCAAACAGATAGTAGGGTCCATGCTTAGGCACAGGGCATTTTATTGTTCCTTGGTGCTTCAAGCTGACAAATATATAACTTAGGTAAACAATATCAATCAACTTATAAACATAGACATAAGCAATAGTTAGGTCCTATGCTAAAACTCCACCTTTTTGCTAGCAGCAGCACATTGTTAGTGCAAGAAACTTCTAAACACATCTAACACATGACAATGCTACACGAACTATAACAGACATCACACAGCCAGAAAACTACGAGGATAGAATCACAGAATGCAATTACAAGAATGAGAAAGCTATTAGACACACAAATACATATGCAGACATATATAGGTGGGTCTGTGTGTTTTTTTTGGGGAGGGTGGTGGGGAGTTTACACATAAAACAAAGCTCACTTGAGCAGGACGCTCTTTATTTCGCCTTTGCAGAGCAAGCCGAAGTTGGTTAAAAAGATCCCCTACAACCTCCTTTTGATTAATAAGTTCGACCAGTGCAGCTCGATGATCCCGACTACGAATCAAAGCAGTGTACTGCAATTCAGAATTTAATGCACAAATAAGAAAACATggttataatttaattagtctGGACTATCAAAACTGTCATGCATAAGACAAATTTATAGAATAAAAATCTTTATTATTTCAAACACAGGAAATTTAGTCCATGTGTTACTaacaatgataaaaaaaaaattttttttgagcAAAAAAGTGTAGTTTAACATAATAACTCAAGGAATAAACTGTGATATATTTCAAAATATCAATGTtatcattaaataaaaaatttgccaatttttaaaataaaaaaagaataatatttgTTGCACAAAAAAGATAGTTGAGGATGGGCTCTGGAAAATACTGCTTCTAGCAGATTTCACAATTCTATTAATACTTGTGAGTGAATTTTAATGGAAGTCTGAACTCTAATGCATGTACAAACATATAAAGAAAGACTTAATTTCCTGACCTCTTCTTCCAATTCTCGACAAATCAATGCTGTTCGCCATCGTAGATGGACTTTTGACTGACTGACATCAGTGTAAATATGATCACCAACATACAATATTTCATCTCCATGTATATTTAAGGAGTTCTCAACCATCTGAGCACTTCCACCTGAGTACAAACCTCCTGCAGAAGAAAACGAACACTTAAAGTCATAAAATTTCATGAAAAATGGGTCATCAACTTGTATGGTAAATTTCTTTGAATTTCAACCAAAGATATGAGATGGCAAATTGAAGGCACAGGATCAATTACTCCATGCTACAGTGTTTTAAGGAATGGAATCATGGCTAGTTTGTAATTCCTTCTCTTTTTTCTAGGATGCTACTTCTTTGAGGCCAAAATGAAGTAAtagcttttttttaatttttttttttccgagtAGATTGCTGAATCATGCTCCGCCAACAACAAATAGAATGGGTAGGGGTATGCCACATAATCAAATGAGAAGATCAAAATTATAAGAGGCATGAAAAAGAGCACAAATATAAAGCATACATCACCTGTACAAGCTTTGAAACATGGGCGCATCAGACCCTCACCTGTCACCACCTCATAGAGTGGGTGTGACATTTGAAAGAACTCTGGCTTCCTTGCTGAAACTATCACCTATAGGAGCCAAGGACAATAATAAATCACAACACAAAGGCATACACAATGTGAAGGCATAACTTACAGCCGGTTAAAGGAAACCAAATATGCCATCAAAATCAAGGCAACTCCTTTGATCTAGGTGAAATTAAAAGAGGCAACTGCTTAATGGTTAAAGAAACGAGGCTCCAAGTTTCAGGTATACTAAAACGAAAGAATGGTGCCCTGATGTCTTAACACCAATATGGTGATATTTACAATCATTTCCAGGAGCAAAGATTAGAGGTTATTCAGTTAAATAGCCAAATTACTGTGAGGCAGCTTGAGATGCAGTCGAATAGCCAAATGAGCTCCACTTACCATGTCAAATAGGTCGCGCCAGCTCATATCATTTGGGAGGAATCTGTTAAAGGAATGCTTCATCATCTTGTCTGTGTAATGATAATCAGAGTTTGTAATAAGCAGAAGCTTTTTACCAGCCTGTCACCATAAAATCTTAACATCAATAAAATAACATCACAATTATGCGATATTACAAATCAATTGCGGTACCTCCTTTTGATCTAAAAGTGCTAAAGGCAATTCTGGATCCGGTTCCACAAACAATTCAGGCTTTGACATTATCTCACTCTGTGAGGGAGGGATTGATCAGTACATTATTTTGAATGGAACTCTTATTCACACACGAAATAAAACTCTCCTGGATAAAGTTACCTTAAGCTGACCTTCTACGTGTGCCCGAAATAGAGCCTTCCCAACAGCCTGAAAACCATATCAAGAGCCAAAAgataacaaatataattaaactcaaaa
The genomic region above belongs to Manihot esculenta cultivar AM560-2 chromosome 3, M.esculenta_v8, whole genome shotgun sequence and contains:
- the LOC110611344 gene encoding 5'-nucleotidase domain-containing protein 4 isoform X2, translating into MHMVAELFGKGSFSFIHRETFGGLLMAAPTNYSLPLGPISHISFRPPLSMCRCTLGSKSPSTVGEQVFSVTSSNKYEFDYLGQSTKGDLNLNYDHLDSIGINPQITLEGPIEEVARLKAQEAEDLLRDLGILSPFSARNSPRGIFCSRTLNLRSISAIGYDMDYTLIHYNVMAWEGRAYDYCMDNLENMGFPVDGLAFDPDLVIRGLVIDKERGNLVKADRFGYVKRAMHGTKMLSTQAVSEVYGRELVDLRKESRWVFLNTLFSVSEAVAYMQMVDRLDEGAIAAELGPLDYKGLYKAVGKALFRAHVEGQLKSEIMSKPELFVEPDPELPLALLDQKEAGKKLLLITNSDYHYTDKMMKHSFNRFLPNDMSWRDLFDMVIVSARKPEFFQMSHPLYEVVTGEGLMRPCFKACTGGLYSGGSAQMVENSLNIHGDEILYVGDHIYTDVSQSKVHLRWRTALICRELEEEYTALIRSRDHRAALVELINQKEVVGDLFNQLRLALQRRNKERPAQTLAATNMDDQELTESIQKLLIVMQRLDEKIAPMLEADGELFNRRWGFLSRAGLWDKSHLMRQIEKYADIYTSRVSNFLNYTPFMYFNSQEQTLAHDSYSHYQSQHGSHAEEEQFPL
- the LOC110611344 gene encoding cytosolic purine 5'-nucleotidase isoform X3, yielding MHMVAELFGKGSFSFIHRETFGGLLMAAPTNYSLPLGPISHISFRPPLSMCRCTLGSKSPSTVGEQVFSVTSSNKYEFDYLGQSTKGDLNLNYDHLDSIGINPQITLEGPIEEVARLKAQEAEDLLRDLGILSPFSARNSPRGIFCSRTLNLRSISAIGYDMDYTLIHYNVMAWEGRAYDYCMDNLENMGFPVDGLAFDPDLVIRGLVIDKERGNLVKADRFGYVKRAMHGTKMLSTQAVSEVYGRELVDLRKESRWVFLNTLFSVSEAVAYMQMVDRLDEGAIAAELGPLDYKGLYKAVGKALFRAHVEGQLKSEIMSKPELFVEPDPELPLALLDQKEAGKKLLLITNSDYHYTDKMMKHSFNRFLPNDMSWRDLFDMVIVSARKPEFFQMSHPLYEVVTGEGLMRPCFKACTGGLYSGGSAQMVENSLNIHGDEILYVGDHIYTDVSQSKVHLRWRTALICRELEEEYTALIRSRDHRAALVELINQKEVVGDLFNQLRLALQRRNKERPAQVSFVLCTLAATNMDDQELTESIQKLLIVMQRLDEKIAPMLEADGELFNRRWGFLSRAGLWDKSHLMRQIEKNRRWLMIHIHTTSHSMGVMRRRSNFHCDAYNCYSHI
- the LOC110611344 gene encoding 5'-nucleotidase domain-containing protein 4 isoform X4, giving the protein MHMVAELFGKGSFSFIHRETFGGLLMAAPTNYSLPLGPISHISFRPPLSMCRCTLGSKSPSTVGEQVFSVTSSNKYEFDYLGQSTKGDLNLNYDHLDSIGINPQITLEGPIEEVARLKAQEAEDLLRDLGILSPFSARNSPRGIFCSRTLNLRSISAIGYDMDYTLIHYNVMAWEGRAYDYCMDNLENMGFPVDGLAFDPDLVIRGLVIDKERGNLVKADRFGYVKRAMHGTKMLSTQAVSEVYGRELVDLRKESRWVFLNTLFSVSEAVAYMQAVGKALFRAHVEGQLKSEIMSKPELFVEPDPELPLALLDQKEAGKKLLLITNSDYHYTDKMMKHSFNRFLPNDMSWRDLFDMVIVSARKPEFFQMSHPLYEVVTGEGLMRPCFKACTGGLYSGGSAQMVENSLNIHGDEILYVGDHIYTDVSQSKVHLRWRTALICRELEEEYTALIRSRDHRAALVELINQKEVVGDLFNQLRLALQRRNKERPAQVSFVLCTLAATNMDDQELTESIQKLLIVMQRLDEKIAPMLEADGELFNRRWGFLSRAGLWDKSHLMRQIEKYADIYTSRVSNFLNYTPFMYFNSQEQTLAHDSYSHYQSQHGSHAEEEQFPL
- the LOC110611344 gene encoding 5'-nucleotidase domain-containing protein 4 isoform X1 codes for the protein MHMVAELFGKGSFSFIHRETFGGLLMAAPTNYSLPLGPISHISFRPPLSMCRCTLGSKSPSTVGEQVFSVTSSNKYEFDYLGQSTKGDLNLNYDHLDSIGINPQITLEGPIEEVARLKAQEAEDLLRDLGILSPFSARNSPRGIFCSRTLNLRSISAIGYDMDYTLIHYNVMAWEGRAYDYCMDNLENMGFPVDGLAFDPDLVIRGLVIDKERGNLVKADRFGYVKRAMHGTKMLSTQAVSEVYGRELVDLRKESRWVFLNTLFSVSEAVAYMQMVDRLDEGAIAAELGPLDYKGLYKAVGKALFRAHVEGQLKSEIMSKPELFVEPDPELPLALLDQKEAGKKLLLITNSDYHYTDKMMKHSFNRFLPNDMSWRDLFDMVIVSARKPEFFQMSHPLYEVVTGEGLMRPCFKACTGGLYSGGSAQMVENSLNIHGDEILYVGDHIYTDVSQSKVHLRWRTALICRELEEEYTALIRSRDHRAALVELINQKEVVGDLFNQLRLALQRRNKERPAQVSFVLCTLAATNMDDQELTESIQKLLIVMQRLDEKIAPMLEADGELFNRRWGFLSRAGLWDKSHLMRQIEKYADIYTSRVSNFLNYTPFMYFNSQEQTLAHDSYSHYQSQHGSHAEEEQFPL
- the LOC110611876 gene encoding G-protein coupled receptor 1, coding for MATVLVAGNLTAHDRQILTSVNAGASSLSFVGSSFIVLCYVLFKELRKFSFKLVFNLALSDMLCSFFSIVGDPSKGFFCIAQGYSTHFFCVASFLWTTTIAFTLHRTVVKHKTDVEDLEALFHLYVWGTSLVMTVIRSIGNNHGHLGAWCWAEIGRTRKAIHFITFYAPLWGAILYNGFTYFQVIRMLNNATRMAVGMSDRAYQFDARPDMKALNRWGYYPLILIGSWAFGTINRIHDFVAPGHNILWLSVLDVGTAALMGLFNSIAYGLNSSVRRAIYERLDLVWPDRLRRWFPNSLKFRNQGQESELVSLKIQDQQ